From the genome of Candidatus Binatus sp.:
AAGCGGACTTCCTTGCCCTCCATGTTGCCGCCGCTTTGCGTTGCGGAGGCATGTTGATCGATTCCGATCTTGCTGAATTGCGCGTTGCCGTGTTGCTCAGCCCGGATGGCTGTGGCCGCACCGGCGAGAAACAGAATCGACATCACCGCGAACAGCGCCCATCCCTGCCGCCGGTCGCCGACCATCTTGCCGAAGGTGTGGGTCAGGCCCGCGCCGATCGAGAAGATCGCGAGCATCTCGATCAGGTTCGTCAGCGGCGTCGGATTCTCGTACGGATGCGCCGAGTTGGCGTTCATGAAGCCGCCGCCGTTGGTGCCGAGCTCCTTGATTATTTCCTGGGAGGCCACCGGCCCTTCGGCGATCGTCTGCGAAGCGCCCTCGAGCGTCGTCGCATTTACATACGGACTGAAGTTGTCCGGCACACCCTGCCAAACGAGAACCAGTGCGAAGATGACGGAGATCGGAATCAGCACCCACAACGTCGCGCGAATGAGATCGACCCAGAAGTTACCGATCGTCTTGGCGCTGCGCCGCGCGAATCCGCGAATCACCGCCGCCGCCATCGCGATTCCAGCCGCCGCCGAGAGAAAGTTGTGCGACGTGAGCCCGACCATCTGCGTCAGATAACTCAGCGTCTGCTCGCCCGAGTATGCCTGCCAGTTGGTATTGGTGGTGAAGCTTGCGGCGGTGTTGAAGGCAAGTCCCGCCGGCACCCCGGCCAGGCCCTGCGGATTCAGCGGCAGGTAATATTGGAGCCGCTGCAGCGCGTACAGGAAGATCATCGAGATCAGGCTGAACGCGAGCATCGACACCGCGTATCCCGCCCAGCCCATCTCGACGCCGGGGTTTATCCCGCAGACCCTGTAGATCAATCTCTCGATTGGCGAGAGCACCGGGTCCAGAAAGGTGCGCTCATTGGAGAACACTCGCGCCATGTACAGGCCCAATGGCACGCTGATCGCCGTGACGATCAAGAAAAACGCAATGAGCTGAATAACCGAATTGGATAGCATGTAGGTATGTACCGGCTAGTGCGGTTCAGAATCTTTCCGGGTGGATCAACGCGTAAATCAAGTAAGCGCCCAGCAACACGGCGCACACCCCGCCGAGAATCGTTTCAACCGGGCTCATAAATTGTCGCACCCCCAAACGTAGGCGATCGCGATCGCAAAAAAGGCGATGCTCCCGAAAATTGAAATCAAATCCCACATAATGCTTCCCGACTTAGTAAAGTTTAATGCGGCTTGTTAGTGCGGACGCAGTTCGGAGCGACAAGAGTGTTCCGGCCGTAACCAGGCAGCGTGGCCGTCCGATCCGTCCGGTACTTTTGAACGGCTATGCCTCCGTCCCGTCTGTTGCGACGGGATTATGAGCACCACGCGTGCCAATGCGGAAACGCAGATTCCACAAGGGTTTTTGCATCCTTCAGTCGCACGGCATTTCAAAATGCACCATGCTTTTCAATGCAAATTTCATCGAAATTGCCGACACGCGATCCGCAAACCTCTCGATTTTCTTTCCGAGAGATCGTCGATTATCATTAGAGAGAACACCACTATGGCACGACAAAAGAGAGAAATTCCGCCGGTTCATCCCGGCGAGATCCTTAGCGAGGAATTCCTGAGGCCGCTGGGTCTCAGCATGAATCAGCTTGCGTTGGCGCTGCGTGTGCCCGGCAATCGGATCAACGCGATCGTCGCGGGCCAGCGCGCAATCACCGCCGACACCGCACTAAGGCTTGGCCGATACTTCGGGACCTCGCCGCAGTTCTGGATCAATCTGCAGGCGGGTTACGATTTGGAGAACACTAAGGACAAGCTGGCGGCTCGGATTGATCGCGAGGTTCGCCCTCGTGAGCGAGCAGCCTGAAAGAACAGCCGCCGCGGCGGAATAACGATTCAACCGGCTGTTGTGATAGTATGTTGACTGAGAGTTAGCGGCGGAATCTGCGCCGTTTGAATGGGGTGTAATGTTATCCGGTAGCCCCAAAAATCAGATGAGCGACAGATTCCACGCAATCTTGCTCTCGACCGTTCTGTTGATTGCAGGCACGCTTCTCGATGCAGATCACGCCCGCAATGCGACAGCGTCAGAGTCGAGCGATTCAAATAACAGTGTCGCTGAATACCTCGATGGCGCAACAGAAAACACGCGCGGGGAGGATCATCGGCAGGTACTCAAACAAGCCTTGACCGACATGCTCGATCTGCCGGTCAAGAAACTCCGCGAAAAGACTTATCCGGACTATGAGATGCGTCCGGACGCTTGGTCGATAACCGTGATCCTGGAGCGTTACATTGTGCCCAAGCGCCAGGATATGACGATCGGAGACGGCAAGTTTTTTGATGATATGAAAAAGCCGGAGGCGCAACGAGCGATCCATGCATGGTTAGACGAGATGAATCGGGAGGGCATAACGAGCTCCGGGTCAACGCGCCCTCGCAACATCGTGGAAGACTACCTCAATGGCGCCGAAGAACAGTCCGAAACCGATGAACAGCGAGTCGTAATCAAGCAAGCCTTCCTCGATATGCTCATTGAACCCATCGAGAGTCTTCGGAAGAAGCGCTATCCGGACTATCAGATGCACCCTCACAAGTGGCCGATTACGGAGGTCCTGTACCACTATTTCGTTCCTGCTCCAGGGTACATCGGGTTCGACGGCGGCGAGTGTTTTCGCGACGTGAAGAAGCCCGGAGCCCAAGAAATGATTCAAAAGTGGCTCGACCACATGGATAACCCTGACGGCACGAACGGTCCGGATCGAGAAGAACGGCCGTAACCAAAACACGCCCGCCGTTCAGAGATTTATCTGCTGGTTTTTGTGCCGTCGGACGTACCAGCACGGACTGTAACCCAGGTGCGGGAATATCGAATTAACGCAGGTCTGAGCCTCAGGCTCGCCCGGTTCGAATTCGGTCTTGCCGCTCTTCTGAGGCACTGCGTAGAACTTGTTGATCTGCACGGTTCCGAAAGGCTCTCGGCTGGCGGGAATTCGATACTTAACTGAAATAAATTCGCCGACGTAATAGATACATACTAACACTACTGCTGCAGTGGCTATTCGTTTGAGTAATGGAGCGGCGTTGCGCATCGTCGTGGAAAAAAACGAAAACGGCCGGCATTCGGCGATGCCGGCCGTTCTAACAGCTCCGCAAAGATCCGGGATTCTCCGCTCAGAATGACGACGCGGCTAGCCGATCTGGCTGCCGACCACCGACACAAAGCTGACGCATCGGCCCGGCGCGCCGCCTAAATTGTGCGTCAATCCGAGTTTCGGATTCTTGATCTGACGCGGTCCCGCCTCACCGCGCAGCTGCAGCCACATCTCGTACATCATGCGCAGGCCCGACGCGCCGATCGGATGACCGAACGACTTGAGACCGCCGTCCGGATTGACCGGCAGCTTGCCTTCGAGATCGAAAAACCCGTCCATCACGTCCTGCCATGCGGTCCCGCGCGGGCTGAAGCCGAAATCCTCGTAGAGCACGAGTTCGGTGGGCGTGAAGCAGTCGTGGACCTCGGCCATGCTGATTTGTTCGCGAGGATTGGTGATGCCCGCCTGCGCGTACGCGTCTTTGGCGCTGGCGACGACTTCACGGAAGGTCGTGAAATCGTAGTCCTGCGACAGCGGTCCTTCCGCCGGCCCCGCGATGAACGAGAGCGCCTTTATGTAGATGGGATTCTTGCAGTACTTGTGCGCGTCTTCGGCGCGGACCACGATCGCGGCCGCGGAGCCGTCGGACACGCCCGAGCAATCCATGATTCCGAGCGGGTCGGCAATCTTAGGCGAGTTCTTGATTGCCTCGAGCGATACTTCCTTCTGGAACTGCGCCTTGGGATTTTTCGCGCCGTTCTTGTGATTCTTCCACGCGATCCGCGTCAGCACGTCCTTGCCCTTGTCGGGGTCGAGTCCGTACTTTTTGAAATACGCCGGCGCCAGCAGCGAGAACGACGCGGGCGCCGTCATGCTGCCCTCGGTGCCGTCGTTGGGCGGATTGTTGATCACCAATCCCGAGTAGCCTGAGTCCTTGAGCTTCTCGACCCCGATCGCCATCGCGATGTCGAACGCGCCCGACGCGACCGCGTAGCACGCCTGCCGCAACGCCTCCGATCCCGTCGCGCACATGTTCTCGACGCGAGTGACCGGCTTGTACTGAATCTTGAGCGGCTCGGAGAGCGTCAGGCCCGAGATTCCCGACCCCATGGTGCCGAGCCAGTACGCGTCGACGTCGTTGGGCTCGACGCCCGCCGACTCATAGGCCTGGTACGCGGCATCCACCAGCAGGTCCTCCGTCCCCTTGTCCCAAAGCTCACCGAACTTGGTGCATCCCATCCCGACGATCGCGACGCGGTCCTTGATTCCTTTGCTTGCCATTGGTGGTTCTCCTCGGCCTTAACGCCTGGGGCGCGCTTTCCAGAAATAGTTGTTGACGCCGGCGGCGGTAAACAGCCGGCGAAACGTCATTTCGACTTCGTCGCCGATCGCGACCTTGTCGGGTTCGCAGTCGGTCATCTCGCACAGGAAGCGGCCGCCGCCGACGAAGTCGATCACGACGTTAACAGTCGGCGGATTCAGAGAATAGGCGAGGCGATCGATGGCGTAGGTGGCGATTTTCCCGGTACGGTCGGCGAATCCATAGGGCTCCATCTTGCCGCGCTGATGGCATTTCACGCAGACCAGTTGCGGTGGAAGCTGCGGCGTCCCGCAGTTGGTGCATCGCGAGCCGATAAAGCCGAACTTCCACTTCTCCGAGCGCATCATCGGCGGTCCCGCCGGCCGGTCGGGATCCGGGCGTCGCGGCGGCTCGGTGGGCAGAATTTCGCGCCACTTGAGATAGTTGGCGTAAGACACGTCGCCCTTGGACTCGATCATGCGGCCGACAGAACGCACCGGCTTGAAGCCGGCGTTGGCCGGCGTGACGCGGAGCAAAATCGCATCGGCGCCGTCGGCCACCGTCGCGACGAGTATCCGGTCGCCCGGCTTTGCCGACGGCAGCGCGGCCGCGAGCATCAGGCCCGCGTGCGCGGCGCCGGTTTGTCCGACCGTCAAGGCAAATGAATCGGAGAATTTGGCCGGGTCGATTTTGAGCGCACGCGCGATTTCGTCGGCCGCGCGGACGTTGGGCGCGTCGAGTATTACCTTCGACAGATCGCCCGGCGCGACTTTCGCCTTCTCCAGCACGTTCTTGATCACCGTGCCGAGCAGCGGAGAATGCGCCTGCGTCAGGGTGAAGCGCTCTTCCCACGAATGCGAAAAACGCTCGCCCTGCGCGCGCCAGCTGTCCAGGAACTCGCGCGTCAGCGAGGCGCTCGCCTCGATTTCGGCGATCACGTCCTGCGCACCGAGCACGAAGGCGACCGCGCCGTCGCCGGTCGTCTGCTCGGCCTTGCCCTCGGGCGCCGCCAGCCGGCAATCACCGATGGCGACGAGCGCGCGCTTGGCGCCGCCGCCGATCGCATCGGAGCCCTGCAGCAGGGCGGACAATCCGGCGCGGACCGAACCGCTCATATCCGATGCGCGAATTTCCGCCGGCAGCATCGCGGCTGCGCCGATCACCGCGGCGCTGAGTTTTTCCGCGTATGGCGGCGTCGTAGTTGCGAAGATGAGCGCCTGCACGTCGCCGGGCGGCGCCGCTTTCAGCGCATCGCGAACCGCCTCGACCGCCATCGATACGCTGTCTTCGTCGAAGCTCGCGATTGCGCGCTCGCCCCTGCCGGCGGGTGTGCCGAGGACGGCGGCGATCGCGGAGCGCTTGAGGCGTCGGTACGGAACGTATGAACCGTAAGAAACAATTCCAGCCATGACCGGCATTAAAGGCCGAGTCGAGCGGCGCCGTCAACCCAAACCGGCGCTCGGGCGTCGGGCGGCTATGAGCGACGCCTACGCGTTGCTCGACCTCGGCCGTCGCATGCGCCGTGGGAGCCGTCGCGATGCGATGGCGGCCGCAACGCGTTCGTAACAATAGCCGCAATCTTGACGACGCGATCGCGCTGCATGCAGTCGCTCGGCTGCTTCGCATTGGTGAGCCGAGTCGAGCGGCGGGCGCTATGCAAATGGCGGGGGATTCGCGACTCGCTGCTAACTTTTTGCGAATCGCAAAGAGTAAAGACTGCATCGGTCGAAAATTGTCCAATGAAATGAACGCTCGGGTCCTTGGCATCAGCCTTGCTCCACCTCTGCTGACGGCGAACTTTTACGGGAGGTGAGGAAGATGGCTGCTACCACGGTTAATCAGAGACTCGCAGGCTTTCAGCAGATAAGGGAGCAGACCGAGACTGCCGCTGCCGATCGTATTGCGCAAAACAGTCTGCTCAGCGAATTGCCCGGGGTGACGTTCGCATTCCTGACGCTGGCGTACATCGTTCTCTCGTTCGTGGGCCTCTAAATCGACGCATCGCATATCACGCAGGGGAAGGACCCGGTCGAGCGAATCGACTTCGATCGGCTTCCCGAAGCGTTCTCGAGTTGCTTCCTTGACAGATGCGCGCGTCGCGGCACGAACGCATGAGCGATTCGCACGTGCGGCTCGGCGAGGCAAAGGACAATCGAGCTGAAATCGCGCGCGGTTGGATCGATCGCGAGATCCGCGCGCGCGAAAGTGAGTTAGGAACATGATCATGATGATGGAAGCAGTATCTTTGCTGGCGGGAGTGGCTATTGCGATTGTGATAATCGCGGGCCCCGCCAAGCCCTACTACAAGAGACCAAGGGCCGAGCGGTAGTCCCGGCCGGCCATACCTGCATCCGGCGGCGGCGCCGCAAGCGGCTTTGCCCGTCTGCGGGGCGGAGTGCGAATTGTGTTCGTGGCTCCGCCCCGCACTCGTTTTTCCTCGCGCCGCATTCTAAACTCACACCCGGGCCGGGGAGGTGCGAGATGAAGCGACTTGCGCTCAACCTGATTGCGTTCGCGTGCGCGATTGCGGCGCCGCATCTCGCGTGCGCGCAGGCGACTTGCCCTCCGACCCTCGCCGTCGAACAGAAAACCTCGGCGCCGGCTCCGGACTGGACCGTTACTTACTCCGGGTACGATACCGCGATTGCGGGCGTCACTATCTTCGAGGGTCCACCCGCCGAGCAAGCATCGCTGGTGCCCGACCGCGAGCAAACGACCAGCGACACCGTCATCCAAACCTGGAAATTGGCGAAAAGCGATCGCGGTTACTGGCTGCAGTGCGAGTATGCGAATACCACGGCGCAGGTCTTCCGGCGCTTGCCGGTGAATGTCTCGCGCTGCGAGGTAACCTACGAGCGCAACGTTCGCTTCGGCGGCGAGGGCCGCCGTGTAGTCAAGCGCGTGAACTGCGAATAGCCAATCGCCAATCGATCGGCGATCCTATTACTCTCTCGATAGTATATCGCGGTAGATGCGATAACGCCGCGCATACTCCACTGAGTAGTCCTTGCTACAGGTTCCCGCCGGCTACTGCCTAATCCTTACTTCTCGCGAGCGGTCTTTCCCGCGGATTTTTTTCATCCGCCGAATTTGCGCGAGCGGTGACCAGCGCCGCCATCGCGGCGAAGCGCTCCTGGCCGACTGCGATGAACAGTCCCTCGGCTTCCGCCGTCAGCAGACCGTTCGCTGACAGCGTTCCGTGGGTGAATATCTTGCGCCCCTCGACGCGATCGACGTACGCCTCGAAGGTAAGCTCGGTCAGCAACGGCGTCGGCCGCCGGTAACGAATCGTAAGCGTCCCCGTCATGCCGGGATTACCCGTCAGCGACTGCGCCATTCCAAGCACTTCGTCAAACGCGGCGGCGAGAAATCCTCCGTGCACGTGCCCCGGCGGACCTTCATATGCGACGCCGAAGGTCCCGCGCCCCTCGACCCTGTCGCCGAGCACGGCCAGCCGAATCGGCGGCGCAAGCGGATTTGCGATTCCGATCAGCGGGCTGTGATCGAAGAACGCACGCGGGTCGCCGGCGTTGGCGCTCTCGGCAAACCCCTCGTAGCTGCGCGAGATCGGATATTTCGACAACCGCCGGGCGTAGCGCTCCAACGCGTCGGCGGCGGCTGACAAGTCTTCCTCAGGCGCGGCGACCTGCACCAAATGGTCGATCACGCGGCGCATCGCGTTGGCCAATCGATGCGCCTGGGCGCGGCGTCCGGTCGCTGGCGCCTGGCTGATCGCCCACGCGGCTTCGAAATTCACATTTTGATCGCTCATCTTCCTCAGCCGACATCGATCGGAAACTGCTGCGAACTTTTCCCGATGGTAGCTGTCGCTTCGCGGTCAATCTACGGCGCAGTCGCTGAAACGCAACAGCACGTCTTCGAGTATAATATATGGGAACCAGCGATGCGGACCCGTACCCTTATATTATTTGCGCTCGCCTGCGGACTGGCTTCGATTGGGATTCGATCCGCGCGCGCGCAAACAATCCTCGAGGTTCCCGGACCCGCGCAGCAGAATCAGCCGTACGTTCCACCGCGTCCGGCGCCGCCGCCGACCACGTGGGCGCCCTCCGGGGCCGATAACGGTGACACGATTCAACTGCTGCCGCAGGAATTGTGGAGGCCTGCGCCCGCGCCGCCCCAAGCCGTCCCACCTCCCCCGCCTGCTCCCGTGAACGCCGCGCCGATGACGGCGCAAGCGCTTCCTGCTCTGCCTGCGGTGTTCCGCGGATGCTGGGAGGGACAGGTGAATCAACTCGATTGGATCAGGCGCGAACCGGGCGCACACAAAATCGGTTTCTGGACCCCGAAGATCTACCGGCTATGCTACAAACGCGTCGGCGATCAGCCGTTCACGCTCACGTTTACCGAGACCGGCGTCGCGCCGAGCGAGAAGATTATAAATCCGCATGGCAGCGTGGCGCCGATCGCGACCGACGGCCGCGCCTACGCGTCGATGCGCGCGCGCTTGCATTTCGACGAATACAGAGCTCGCGCCGACGCCTGGTCACCGACGGCAACGTTCGCGGTTGACGAAACCACCAACCTCGACTGCCGCATCGGCGGCGACGACATGATGGTCAACGCCGACGTGTACGGCACGCGCGACGGCGAGCCCTGGTTCCGCGCGCACTGGCGCGCGGACTTTCACCGCTTCGGGAATTAGCCCCGCGCGCATTGGCGCGACCTTGCCACAGCACTCAAGCGTCGAGCCGACCCCCCGTTAGCAGATTGGCGCTTGGAGCACCTGCCTGGATTTCCTGGACCGGATTCCATCGGTCATCCAGAAATTGGCTCGAAGCGCCATTGACCGTCTTCTGCGCGCGCCTTCCGAACGCATCGTACACAAAGCCGGACGTGCTCGACCCGGTCATCCCCTCCAGATGGTTCTGATTGCAGCCCGCTTCATTTCATCGCATCAATTCGACAGCAATTCTCGCAGCCGCTCCAATTCTGCTCCAGATGGAGCTTTCGGGAGGGAAAAGCCTGCGCCTAGCCCTGGCATTGCCCGCTGGCCACCATTACGAACAACCAATGGCCCAAGATAACATAATAGCCAAACTCTATTGCAAAAATGCTATAAAATGCCAATTGCAAGGTAAGTGCAATTCTTCGGTATTTCCGGATCGCTTCGATGTGTCCCGGAGCGACCTCATCCTGCCAGCCCTTGGTCAAAGGGAGCAAGATGAAGAACCTCGTCCGGATCGGAAGCCGCCTGAACGACTCCCTCGGAAACGGAGGCGCTGCTCGGTACAACAAAAAGCCCAGAAGCATGTAAGAAGCGATACTGAGGAGCCCGAGAGCTATGCCGGCACGTAGAAAAGGTCTCATGCCGTTCGAGCAAAGGATGAGGAAAAGCGGCTTCATAATGGAGAAAGAACCCCCACAGCATATCCCCCAGCGCCACATACTACGGCCCCAATGCCTCCTGTAATAGCCATGTCCTCTCTAAGAGATACCTCCTGCTTTATGTCGTTCAGTCTTTGCGCCTCTTTCTTATCGATCTTGCACTTCAGGTCTACGATCTGATCGGGGTCATCAGTGTTATTGACTTGGTCCCACAGATTGCCAATGTCCCGATTAAGGCTGTTAACGTTCACGGCTAGTTGATCTATTTCGAGAGAAATCTGTAGATAGTCGATAATGCCCGCAATTAAACAACCGCCAAAAACAATTCCATAGCCTATCGGGCCTCTTCCGTACCCATCGCGAAGGCTAACCGGATCGTTGCGTACATACCCATAGAGATTCGGGTCGCCGCCAGCGAAACCGATCGGGTCCTGCGCGATGAAACGTTGCAACGTCGGGCTGTAGTAACGGGACCGATAGTAGTCCAGGCCCGTCCCGTCGTTTTCTCGGCCGGTGAACTGATAAGAATTGCCGTTCGACGCGCCGCTAGTAGTCGTGCTACCGAAAGGCTCGTAGCCGTATTCGGTCTGGATAGCGCCGGTCGTATCGGTCAGGGCGAGTGTGCTGCCGAGGATGTCGGTCAGATAGTCGCGCGCGCCGGCGGGGTCTGTGCGCTGGAAGCGCTCGTCGATCCTGAGCCCGGTCAGCAGATTCGCGCTCGGCGTGCCTCCCTGGACTTCCTGGACCGGATTCCACCGGTCATACAGAAATTGGGTCGAAGCGCCATTGACCGTCTTCTGCGCGCGCCTTCCGAACGCATCGTACACAAAGCCGGCCGTGCTCGACCCGGTCATCCCCGCCAGATGGTTGCGCGCATCCCACGCATACGTATTCGTACCATCGTTCCCCAGGTTGCCGTTGGCATCGTAGCTCAGCGGTGTTCCGTTGAAAGCGGTCATCTCGTTGTCCGCGTTGAACGTGTTGCCCGTCACAGGCTGCGGCAGCACGACCTGCGCGAAACTCCCGGTCTTCCCGATCACGCGCCCGTCGGCGTCGTAGTTGTATTCGAGGTCTCCCACCGCATTCCCCGCCAGCGTCCAGGTCATTCCCTTCACGTGCGAGTCGCTGTCGTAAGTGTACGCCACCACGATGCCGTTGGGCAGCGTCAGCGATGTGCGCCGGTTCGCGTTGTCATAGTTCAGTGAAACCGACGTGCTTCCCTGGGTAATTCCAGTCAGCCGGTTCGCATTATCCCAGGCGTAGGATACCTGCGGTTGTCCTGCGACCGTCATTGTCTGCCGTCGGTGGGCTGCGTCGAATGTATAGCTGACCTCGCCTTGCTGGGTCTGCTCGTCGGTGAGGTTATCCAGCAGATCGTACGTCCGTGCGATCGTTCCCGCAATCGAGTCGGTCGCCCCGGTCAGGCGATCGCCGCCATCCCAACTGTAGGAAACCGTGCTCTCGTAGCTGCTGCCGCTCTTGCCGAAGCCCGCGAAGATGCGGCGGTTGAGTCCGTCGTACTGGTAGGCCGTAACCTTGCCGCGGCGATCGGTATGCTGAGTCAGGTTACCCTTGCCTCGGAAGAGGAGACAGAGGAAGTACCCTGAGTGATCCCGTAGGGGCTAGTCGCCACCGGGCGTCCATCAGCGCAAGCAGCTTCCGAAATTGTCTTTGAGCCAATTAAAAAGCGAATTTGACCAAATCCCGTCGAAATTCATCGGCTCATCATTGACTGCCCCGTGGCGACCGCTCCTGTCGAAATAAATTGACCCGGCTCTTGTTCCATCTTCGTTGTAAAATATAAGGCCCCACCGTAGGTCCACGGGCGTTTCCCGACTTTCAGTGGTCAAAGATTTCAGTGCCGCCACGAGATCCGTTCGATAGGGATTTCCTCTGATATCACCTATTGTGACCTTATAGACGAAGTGATCTTCTAATCGCTTAGAGTCGATTCGTATTGGCGACTCCACATATCCGGGCACCTGCACGATTTCGACCTTGAAAACTTGATAGTTTTCCAAGGCCTTCTCTATCGCATTAACTACCGATTGAGCTTGATCGCCCCCTGCCTTAGCTTCCACACAGACTAGCAAAAGCATGCAGACCACCGTAAACCAAACTAACGCTCGTGATTTCATGCCTACCTGGAGGTCGGACCAGGGACCCAGTAAGGGCTACCACCATGATCAGTGCGCGTGTCTTCGCCCAACGTATCGGCCGCGCTACTCTCGGGACCGGTGATGACGCGCTCCTCTTCCCAATTGTCGTATTGGTCGGAGGGAATCCAACCCGTCAACTGGTCCAAGAGGCTATTGTCAGCGTGAGCCATTTCGTGGCCGAGCATCAAGGCCGGGCTCTGCCTACCTTTATTCGTACAACGATTTCCGGAGTGAGGATCCCACTGGATTATATGGTTCCACGAGTCATAGGAATCGACACTATTGTTGTTAAACATGATATTGTAAATAATCGAGGAGGTATTGAGATCTTGAATGATTTGGTTCATCCCGGGATCTTGACTGAGATATGATGTCGCTTGATTGTACTCGCCTTGTTCGACAGGACCTCCGATCACATTGATTATCAGTCCCGACGGATCTATCCAGTTAAGGGGGCTGTTGGAGACATACGCATATAAATTCAAGTCGCCGCTGCGAATTCCGATCGGATCCTGCGCGATGAATCTCTGGAACGTCGGGCTGTAGTAGCGGGCCCGGTAGTAATCCAGGCCGGTGCCGTCGTTTTCGCGGCCGGTATATTGATAGGAATTTGTACTTGCCGCACCGATCGAGGTCCCGTTGCCGAAAGGCTCGTAGGCGTACTGGGTCTGGATCGCGCCGGTCGAATCCGTCAGCGCCAGTGTGCTGCCGAGGATGTCGGTCAGGAGGTTCGCCGTGCCGGCGGGGTCTGTGCGCTGGAAGCGCTCGTCGATTCTGAGCCCGGTCAGCAGATTCGCGGTGGGCGTGCCTCCTTGGATTTCCTGCACCGGATTCAGCCGGTCGTAGAGAAACTGGGCGGTGTTTCCCGCCACATTTTTGCTCATCCGGCGTCCGAACCCGTCGTAGATAAAGCTTGCATTCGCTCCGCCGCTCATTGCAGTCAACTGATTGCGCGCGTCCCAAGTGTAGGTGTTGGTCCCGTCATCGGTTAGATTACCGTTCGCGTCGTAGTTCAGTGGCGTTCCGTTGAAAGCGGTCATCTCGTTGTCCGCGTTGAACGTGTTGCCTGTCACAGGCTGCGGCAGGTTGGTCTGCGCGAAACTCCCGGTCTTCCCGATCACCCGCCCGTCGGCGTCGTAGTTGTATTCGAGATCTCCCACCGGATTCCCCGCCAGCGTCCAAGCCATTCCTTTCACGTGCGAGTCGCTGTCGTAAGTGTACGCCACCACGATGCCGTTGGGCAGCGTCAGGCTCGTTCTGCGATTCGCGTTGTCATAATTGAGCGACACCGAGGTGCTCCCCTGGGTGAGCCCAGTCAGCCGGTTCGCGTTGTCCCACGCGTAGGAGACCTGCGGCTGCCCCGCGACCGTCATCGTCTGTCGGCGGCGGGCATCCGCAGGCC
Proteins encoded in this window:
- a CDS encoding RHS repeat-associated core domain-containing protein; the protein is MTVAGQPQVSYAWDNANRLTGITQGSTSVSLNYDNANRRTSLTLPNGIVVAYTYDSDSHVKGMTWTLAGNAVGDLEYNYDADGRVIGKTGSFAQVVLPQPVTGNTFNADNEMTAFNGTPLSYDANGNLGNDGTNTYAWDARNHLAGMTGSSTAGFVYDAFGRRAQKTVNGASTQFLYDRWNPVQEVQGGTPSANLLTGLRIDERFQRTDPAGARDYLTDILGSTLALTDTTGAIQTEYGYEPFGSTTTSGASNGNSYQFTGRENDGTGLDYYRSRYYSPTLQRFIAQDPIGFAGGDPNLYGYVRNDPVSLRDGYGRGPIGYGIVFGGCLIAGIIDYLQISLEIDQLAVNVNSLNRDIGNLWDQVNNTDDPDQIVDLKCKIDKKEAQRLNDIKQEVSLREDMAITGGIGAVVCGAGGYAVGVLSPL
- a CDS encoding RHS repeat-associated core domain-containing protein translates to MTVAGQPQVSYAWDNANRLTGLTQGSTSVSLNYDNANRRTSLTLPNGIVVAYTYDSDSHVKGMAWTLAGNPVGDLEYNYDADGRVIGKTGSFAQTNLPQPVTGNTFNADNEMTAFNGTPLNYDANGNLTDDGTNTYTWDARNQLTAMSGGANASFIYDGFGRRMSKNVAGNTAQFLYDRLNPVQEIQGGTPTANLLTGLRIDERFQRTDPAGTANLLTDILGSTLALTDSTGAIQTQYAYEPFGNGTSIGAASTNSYQYTGRENDGTGLDYYRARYYSPTFQRFIAQDPIGIRSGDLNLYAYVSNSPLNWIDPSGLIINVIGGPVEQGEYNQATSYLSQDPGMNQIIQDLNTSSIIYNIMFNNNSVDSYDSWNHIIQWDPHSGNRCTNKGRQSPALMLGHEMAHADNSLLDQLTGWIPSDQYDNWEEERVITGPESSAADTLGEDTRTDHGGSPYWVPGPTSR